The following are encoded together in the Mesoterricola sediminis genome:
- a CDS encoding cytochrome-c peroxidase, with the protein MRLRTLALCLPVALLACGGALAPTRGGLSAEAQLGEAIFKDTRLSASGQQACATCHVAADAHGAPNAFPAQFGGAALDLQGTRQSPSIRYLATNTPFFFDKEGTPTGGFFWDGRVDTLAEQAGGPFLNPLEMAMPGKAAVVERLAQGAYADAFRQTYGAAIFADTEAAYRAMTLALQRYQLEDPAFRPYDSKYDAFLDGKVRLSDAEARGLALFNDPRKGNCAACHPSTRGADGSRPLFTDFTYDALGVPRNPALQANADPAHFDLGLGARLGREDLYGAFKVPSLRNVARRKALFHNGRFTSLKEAVTFYVQRDTNPEKWYPRDADGNVVKFDDLPPAFRRNVNVTEAPYDRTPGQAPALDEAEIDDLVAFLQTLNDGFQP; encoded by the coding sequence ATGCGTCTGCGCACGCTCGCCCTTTGTCTGCCCGTCGCCCTCCTGGCCTGCGGCGGCGCCCTCGCCCCCACCCGCGGAGGCCTGTCCGCTGAAGCCCAGCTGGGCGAGGCCATCTTCAAGGACACGCGCCTGTCGGCCTCCGGCCAGCAGGCCTGCGCCACCTGCCACGTGGCCGCCGACGCCCACGGCGCCCCCAACGCCTTCCCCGCCCAGTTCGGCGGCGCCGCCCTGGACCTCCAGGGCACCCGCCAGTCCCCCTCCATCCGCTACCTCGCCACGAACACCCCCTTCTTCTTCGACAAGGAGGGGACCCCCACCGGCGGGTTCTTCTGGGACGGGCGGGTGGACACCCTCGCGGAGCAGGCCGGAGGCCCCTTCCTGAACCCCCTGGAGATGGCCATGCCCGGCAAGGCGGCGGTGGTGGAGCGCCTCGCCCAGGGGGCGTACGCGGACGCCTTCCGCCAGACCTACGGGGCCGCCATCTTCGCCGACACCGAGGCGGCCTACCGCGCCATGACCCTGGCCCTCCAGCGCTACCAGCTGGAGGATCCCGCCTTCCGGCCCTACGACAGCAAGTACGACGCCTTCCTGGACGGGAAGGTCCGCCTCAGCGACGCCGAAGCCCGGGGCCTCGCCCTCTTCAACGATCCCCGCAAGGGCAACTGCGCCGCCTGCCACCCCTCCACCCGGGGCGCCGACGGCAGCCGCCCCCTGTTCACCGACTTCACCTACGACGCCCTCGGCGTCCCCCGGAACCCCGCCCTCCAGGCCAACGCCGATCCCGCCCACTTCGACCTGGGCCTGGGGGCGCGCCTGGGCCGGGAGGACCTCTACGGCGCCTTCAAGGTGCCCAGCCTCCGCAACGTGGCCAGGCGCAAGGCCCTCTTCCACAACGGCCGGTTCACCTCCCTCAAGGAGGCCGTCACCTTCTACGTCCAGCGGGACACCAACCCGGAGAAGTGGTACCCCCGCGACGCGGACGGCAACGTGGTGAAGTTCGACGACCTGCCCCCCGCCTTCCGCCGGAACGTGAACGTCACGGAAGCCCCGTACGACCGGACCCCGGGCCAGGCCCCGGCCCTCGACGAGGCCGAGATCGACGATCTGGTCGCCTTCCTCCAGACCCTCAACGACGGCTTCCAGCCGTGA